The Schistocerca gregaria isolate iqSchGreg1 chromosome 1, iqSchGreg1.2, whole genome shotgun sequence genome includes a window with the following:
- the LOC126301432 gene encoding cuticle protein 18.6-like, with translation MAFQVVLLCALLGAASAGYLGAPAVSYSAAPALRGYAAPGLAGLPGYAGALTPAAAAALSPAARAAAAAAAARLAAAGLPAAAAAGLPAAAYAPGYAGALAPAAAAALSPAARAAAAAAAARLAAAGLPAAAAGLPAAAAYAPGYAGLAAARYAGLGRLGLPASEAVDAYYDPNPQYSFSYSVSDALTGDAKQQQESRSGDVVEGSYSLVEPDGSVRTVQYTAAPGAGFNAVVTKDGVPTGPAPLGAAVAPNAVAALAGRVVPGALARYAPGVVAPGALAPAVAAGLAAPGYVAPGYVAPGVAAPAPVYGAPLKTAHSSLLTPHSKVHY, from the exons ATGGCATTCCAG GTTGTGCTCTTGTGCGCGCTGCTGGGCGCAGCCAGCGCCGGCTACCTGGGAGCGCCCGCCGTCTCCTACTCGGCGGCGCCAGCGCTGCGGGGCTACGCCGCACCAGGACTCGCAG GCCTGCCCGGGTACGCGGGCGCCCTGACACcggccgcggccgcagcgctgtcgCCCGCCGCCagagccgccgcagccgccgccgcagccAGACTGGCCGCCGCCGGcctccctgccgcagccgcagccggtCTGCCCGCCGCCGCCTACGCCCCCGGCTACGCGGGAGCCCTGGCGCCCGCCGCGGCCGCTGCGCTGTCTCCCGCCGCCagagccgccgccgctgctgccgccgccagACTGGCCGCCGCCGGcctcccggccgccgccgccggcttgcccgccgccgccgcctacgCCCCCGGTTATGCCGGCCTGGCCGCCGCCCGCTACGCCGGCCTGGGCCGCCTGGGTCTGCCCGCTTCCGAAGCCGTCGACGCCTACTACGACCCCAACCCGCAGTACAGCTTCAGCTACAGCGTCAGCGACGCCCTGACCGGCGacgccaagcagcagcaggagagccGCAGCGGCGACGTGGTGGAGGGCAGCTACAGCCTGGTCGAGCCCGACGGCAGCGTCCGCACCGTGCAGTACACTGCCGCCCCCGGCGCCGGATTCAACGCCGTCGTCACTAAGGACGGAGTCCCCACCGGCCCTGCACCTCTCGGAGCTGCAGTCGCTCCCAATGCCGTAGCCGCCCTCGCAG GACGCGTGGTGCCGGGCGCTCTGGCGCGCTACGCCCCCGGCGTCGTGGCACCCGGAGCTCTGGCCCCCGCCGTCGCCGCCGGCCTCGCCGCCCCCGGCTACGTCGCCCCCGGCTACGTCGCCCCCGGCGTCGCCGCCCCCGCGCCAGTGTACGGCGCGCCTCTCAAGACGGCGCACTCCTCGCTGCTGACGCCGCACTCCAAGGTCCACTACTGA